The nucleotide window tatagacaggcacatggataaacTGAGAATAGTAGGGTGTTActcgcaggcagatgagattaggttatcttggcatcatgtctggcacagTTGTTGTGgtctgaaggggctgttcctatgtttagtttagagatacagtgtggaaacaggcccaacggcccacaccgaccaacaatcaccccctgTATACTagctctgtcctacacactaggggctattttacaaaggccaattgacctacaaacccgcacgtctttgaagtgtgtgaggaaaccagagcacccgaagtaaacccacgaggtcacagggcgaacatgcaaactgcgcacaggcagcacccgtagtcaggatcgaacccgggtccctggcgctgtgaggcagcaactctacctctgtgccacctgcTGTACTTTTTTTCGATGTTCTCCGATTCCAAGATTAATATTAGACCCTTTCAAATCTGGAACTCTGCAGCCCAGGCGAACTATAGTTGGAAATATCAACAAGAAATCTGTTGTAAGGTGACATTTATTGATGATAGAATGTGTCATTCGGAGCACAGTAAATATCAAGAGCAGACAGTTTAACATTGGAGACCCACGCCGACCAAATGATACAACACGGATTACAAGGGCAAGAACTTTAAggttattttaaataaaatcgGTGGGTCTCAGAATTAAGTTCATTCGGTCATGCAACAGCATAAACAGTAGGGGGCGGTATGTGGCTGCCATGAATTCAACAATTCTAGGAGTTAACCACACATTATAAAGTGTTGTTTGACCCCATTCCGTGACGCCTACATATAATGGCACACTCTCTCACATCCGATTGCATGCAACATTCTCGCGTATAGTCCCATTGGAGCGATCGGCCCGCACAGCAAAGTTTGAACGCAACATTTCTGCTTTAAACAAACAAAATTCTCTTAAACGAGAGGGCGAGAGGAAGGTTCTAACTGTAAAGAGACTTTGaccgtgctggctagaagggccaaacggcctgctcctgcacctattgtctattgaccgtgCTGTTGTGCTTTTAGCAGCTGTGACTTAAtagtaagcgggacaggcagcatctctggagtgaagggatggctggctcccagtctgaagaagggtctcgacccgaaacgtcacccattccttcttgtactcgctagaatttagaagattgaggggggatcttatagaaacttacaaaattcttgaggggttggacaggctagatgcaggaagattgttcccgatgttggggaagtccagaacaaggggtcacagtttaaggataaagggggaatcttttaggaccgagatgaaaaaaacatttttcacacagagagtggtgaatctgtggaattctctgccacagaaggtatttgaggcctgttcattggctatatttaagagggagttagatgtggcccttgtggctaaagggatcagggggtatggagagaaggcaggtacaggataccgagttggatgatcagccatgatcatattgaatggcggtgcaggctcgaagggccgaatggcctctactcctgcacctattttctatgtttctatgtttctctccagagaggctgcttgtcccactgagttactccagcacattgtgtccatctgcggtgtaaattagcatctgcagttcctccctacacgtgATATTAAGCTACATTTTAAGAGTTTGTTGAACAACCCGCGCGTCTAACAGCAGAATTTTGGCAATTAAAACTTTTCTTTTTGTGTGATAAATTTGAATAAGGAAGATCATGAGGCAACTTTCCCAGTTGAACCCAAGGACTTGTTGTCCacgctgaagatggacacaaaaaagctggagtaactcagcggttcataaaaaggactgaacaagctgaatgcaggaaaaatattcccaatgttgggcgagtccagaaccaggggccacagtcttagaataaaggggaggtcatttaagactgaggtgagaaaaaacattttctcccagagagttgtgaatttgtggaattccctgccacagagggcagtggaggccaagtcactggatggatttaagagagagttagatagagctctaggggctagtggagtcaagggatatggggagaaggcagacacgggttattgataggggacgatcagccatgatcacaatgaatggcggtgctggctcgaagggccgaatggcctcctcctgcaccgattttctatgtttctatgtcagtcagcatctccggaggtgaggaatttcgggtcgggacccttcttcagactgaacccaaTTCCttcttcaccagagatgctgcctctcccgctgagttaactcCAGGTTGTTGAGTTAACCAATTCACCTCCCTACATGACCAGTCTACGCTGCCCTGCACTCCAGTAACTTCTTGAAACTCTTCTGGAAGCTGTCGTCGAGGAAGGCGTAGAGGAAGGGGTTGAGGCAGGAGTTGGCGTAGCTCAGGCTGGTGATGAAGTAGGCGATGCCGATGACCAGGGGGGTCTCCTGGACGTCTGTGGTGAGGGCCACCACGGTGGTGAGGTGGAAGGGGGTCCAGCAGAAGAGGCAGACAGCCAACAGGATGAAGACCATCAGGGTCACCCTCTTCTTGGCCTTGTCCAGGGCCTTGGCGTTGGAGTTGAGCTGCATGCCGCGGAGCCGGTACACCATCATGGTGTAGAGGATACAGATGGTGGTGACGGGGATGGCGAAGGCCAGGATCAGGGTGTAGATACGACTGGCCTTCAGCCACGCGCGTTCGGGTTTGGGGAAGCCCAACACGCAGCTTCTCCTGTTCATGGGGTCGGTGTAGACCTGGGCGAAGACGGTGAAGGGCAAGACGATGAGGGTGACCAGCACCCACACGCACAGGCTGACCACCTTGGCCGCCCGGTAGGTGCGCCGGGGCAACTTCTCGGAGCGCACAGTGGCCAACACCACCAGGTAGCGGTCAATGCTCATCACGGTCAGGAAGTAGATGCTGGAGAAGATGTTATAGTGGTCGATGGAGATGATGAGTTTGCACATCACCTCCCCGAATGGCCAGTGGCGCAGGAGATGGTCGGCGATGTTGATGGGCAACACCAGGGTGAAGAGGTCATCGGCGATCGCCAGGTTCAGGATGAACACGTTGGTCACCGTCATCATCTTGGGGGCTTTCAAGATAACGTATATCACCGCCGTGTTGCCCGTCAGGCCCGCGGCGCAGATAACGGAGTAAATCACCGGCAGAACGATGTAGAAATCCGGGTAGCGCTCGTACATGGAGTTCGAATCCGTGGCGTTGGAGACTTCACACGTTGCATGGGGACCCGAGCAAGATCTATTGAGGAGCTCGGCTCCTGCATCGCTCTCCATGTTGGTCCCGAGGGCGAATATCCTGCAATCAGATCTGTCCCACaacagacaagtcaagtcaagtcaagtttattcgtcacatacacatgtggtgtgcagtgaaatgaaaagtgggctttgtgcaaaaaaaaaaaaaaatcaaacaagcAGACAAACTACaagcagaatggaacagaatcacatattcacatattacataattgtgggagggtgggaagaaaaaggagaaaaaaaacagcaattttaaaaatacaCCATACAACAGTAACATGGTCCAGGAATGTTAGTCCCTGGAGAGTTAATAACTAGCGTCTACTAACTCAGACGTTAGATATTAAGATGGTACCAAGAATCATTGGGCacgttaattctccttcccatccccacacagacctttctgtcccccccaacccccacaacccccatcccactgtcagggtgaggctaaacgcaaattggaggaacagcatctcatatttcgcttgtagacaaaaatgctggagaaactcagcgggtgaggcagcatctttggaacgaaggaataggcgacgtttcgggttgagacccttcttcagactgatatttcgctcgggcagcttacagcccagtggtatgaatattgattcctctaatttcaagtaaccctttgtattccctctctctctctccatccctccccgcaccagcttctcgttttcacctacaaatagctaacaatggcctgtttcctatatcatcgTTCCTttcttgcatatatttcattcattgttctttatctctccacatcatcgtctatatctctcctttcgcttatccctaaccagtctgaagaagggtctcgacccgaaacgtcacccattccttctctccatagatgctgcctgtccagctgagttacttcagcattttgtgtctatcttcggtttaaaccaggatctacACTTCCTCCTTACATACAGGGTGCATTGTTATTCAGAACATCTGTTAATTTAGTTGTAACTACGACTATAAGACAAACCGCGTACGGTACCTGGTGAATACGGTCCTGAAGGCGAAGTGGAATCGGCTCGTTCAGCGCAAAACCCCCAGCTCGTTCCTGATCGTGAACATGTCCCCGGCGAAAAGGCAAACGCTTCTATCAAGTTGCCATTGGCAACGAAACATCCCCCGTTTCAGCGAATGTTATTACATTGCTTTCCCGCGACTCCCAGCACATCTTCTCAAGTTGGACTTTAAATGATTCAACCTGTAGAAACACGTCTGTGTTACAGTTAGCCCGTGTTCACCAGTacatgcagttccttcacactcacacacacaccccccaaaaaccctcacacacacacacactcccaacccccccccccccacacacacactcacacacacacacatatacacacacacaccccaaaaACCCATACACAgtctctctcacacgcacacgtTCCCACATCCCccaaaccccccacacacactctcacacacgcgcacacccacatatacacacacatacacccacacacccatacacagtctctctcacacacatatacacaccacaaccctcccaccaccaccacatcctctctcacacacacacacacctccccccacccacacactcacatacacacagatatacacattatacacacacacacataaatatatatacacattactGAATCATTGCTGAAACAGCCCCCCATTAGATAACATGCACTCAATATACTTCTATAATTCGCATCTCATTCACATTGGCTCCTTGCTAAATATCCCCGGTTAGATATAGACGGGCGAACTTCCACCAGTTGACGGCATGAGTTGCACCAACGCTGCGCTACTTGGCCGGGAACATTAAAGGAGATGCCGAGATCGGGGAACCGTGTACCGCAGCAGCCCGGACTGGGACCTCTCCGGGAGAGTGCGAGTAGATGTGTCTTGGTTCACACTGACGACCAATGCGCCGGCACTTTCTCTGGCCCGCCCCGCTTTTCCTCCACACCCCGCCCGCCCcatccacctccccacccccacgccCCCATCCATCATCGCCGCTCATCTCACAATCCAATCGACCCGAGAACTCAATCAGAAACAGACGCAATTAGGCCTGGTTTCAAACTAACGCCCCATCTATCTTGCATTAACTTCCAAGTATGAGAGTcaattgttttattgtcacacgtcCCAGACACAACAATTATATcgctacttgcagcaacacaatagAACATTGaaacacagtactctgtaaacattataataaacggatatatatatatctatcataacgctatacacacacatatatacatattccttttctctagagatgctgagtgacccgctgagttactccaggttttgtgtctattttccacatacacacacacacacagacacacacacacacacacacacacacagacacacacaaatacacacacactcacacaaatacacacatatactacacacacatacacacacacattcatacaaatacacacacacatacatacacacaaatacacacacacacatacaaatacacactcacacaaatacacacatatactacacacacgcacacatacacacactacttggacattcttgctattgagggagtgcagcgtaggttcaccaggttaattcccggaatggcgggactgtcatatgctgagagaatggagcgactgggcttgtatactctggagtttagaaggataagaggggatcttattgaaacataaaagattattaagggtttggacacgctagaggcaggaaacatgttcccgatgttgggggagtacagaaccaggggccacagtttaagaataaggagtaagccatttagaatggagatgaggaaacagattttcacacagagagtggtgagtctgtggaattctctgtctcagagggcggtggaggatggttctctagatactttcaagagagagctagatagggctcttaaagatagcagagtcatgggatatggggcagaaggcaggaacagggtactgattggggatgatcagccatgatcacattgaatggcggtgcgtgctggctcgaaggactgaatggcctactcctgtacctattgtctattgtcacacacatacacagggccggccttaagccgatttgaccgattgctcccaattgggccccgcgcctaaaggggggcccgcactaatgttccgtatttcgtacagaaatacgaattctctttgttaaataaagcttttttttaaattcgccatccggttttttttttaaacgaacatgtataaccaaagatcttctagcagagctccactataggatctttgtgtataacaaccgctgcacggccatcagacacaaacgatttgtagtactgttagcacttcttaacagcaaGTAGTTAACACGTTGTTATaccatgtcatcaatgcatccatccgcattcctcagtaaatgttattgtattttgaacaagtattaatgacgccgtgttcctttgaataaaattcatgcggcgtcattaatacttgtttaaaacacaattacatttactgaggaatgtagatcgatgacacgttgagaatttctttaaactcaccatcaccatcaccatcgcgagaaggggcttcttcctggtgtgcaggttagttattcacctaccgacccacgttgtgtctctctgtgttttgctctctccctccctctctctctcgcgctctctctcccgctccccatctcgtctctctctagctctctcaccctgtcgcctcagcattcccggaatcattgacgtttagcggtagacaaagatgctggagaaacccagcgggtgaggcagccgcctggcccgctgagttcctccagcactctgtgttttttgtttggctctgaagttgaaggtggctcagcgggacgggcagcggctctggggagagggttgcgtttctggtcgagacccttcttcagacgatcacaagtactctcaccgacgagggttcagtttagtctgaagaagggtcttctctccagagtcgctgcgctgcctgtcctgctgagttactccagctttatgtctatcttcaatttcagagaaatacaatttctcacggggggcttataacatctctaaacccctctggggccctctgaactcctctaaaccccctctagcccctctaaacacacctgaacccatctgaagccctctaaacatctctaaaccgtttaaacccctctaaactaggaggctgcaaggtgacttggataggttggatgagtgggcaaatgcatagcaaatgcagtataatgtggataaatgtgaggttatccactttggtggcaaaaacaggaaagtagactattatctgaattgtggccgattaggaaaaggggagatgcaacgagacctgggtgtcatggtacaccagtcattgaaagtaggcatgcaggtgcagcaggcagtgaagaaagcaaatggtatgttagcattcatagcaaaatgatttgagtataggagcagggaggttgtactgcagttgtacagggtcttggtgagaccacacctggagtattgcgtacagctttgggctcctaatctgaggaaggacattcttgccatagagggagtacagagaaggttcaccagactgattcctgggttgtcaggactttcatatgaagaaagactggatagactcgtcttgtactcgctagaatttagaagattgaggggggatcttatacaaacttacaacattcttaaggggttggacaggctagatgcaggaagattgttcctgatgttggggaagtccagaacaaggggtcacagtttaaggataagggggaagtcttttaggaccgagatgagaaaaacatttttcacatagagagcggtgaatcgctggaattctctgccacagaaagtagttgaggccagttcattgagtatatttaagagggagttagatgcgccccacccaaggtttccgtgcggttcccggaggttgcaggtggttgccggatgttgcaggtagtggaagcaggtagggagactgacaaaaacctccgggaacctccaggaaccgcacggaaaccttgggcggggcacaaagtctccagaggtttccgttcaggtttcctaagtgggacaggggcattactgccaAGGTCACATGGAGAGACATTTCATTTGTAAACCTGTTCGTTGGGATGGGAGGAGACCTCAGAAAGTATTTGCCTCCAATGTTATGTGGCGATTATGCAGGGAATATTGAGCATTCCTAATGGCATGTTATTAGGACTTCATCTTCGTTTTGAAAATGTTGAACTTAATAagaattcaattaaaaattaatGTACCTTACAGTTGTGACCAAATTGTAGGGATGAGAAGGAAAATACCgtgcacaatacaatacaatttatttgttgtcatttgaacccagaggttcaaacgaaatttggtttctgcagtcatacaaacaagaagaaccaagacacgacacaatttacacgaacatccatcacagtgaatctcctcctcactgtgatggaaggcaaagtcttatctctcccctgcactcctcgttctcctcccgatgtcagagtcaaagcccccggcgggcgatggtaaataagtcccgcggcaattataaagctgcgccaggtgatgcaaggccgcgctccgggtcttggtgttggaaccCCCGGCATgtgctaacaagtcccgcggccatttaaagccgcgccgggcgatgatgtaaggcccccgctccaggtcatcctcaaccccgcaactcgggcgagagaagtcgccgttgcggaagccccgaaaagcggtctctcagcagggacccgcgggctcccagtgttactgtctaccagacctgcggtaagcctccgaatccccgggggtcgggtcgcagcagcgcgccaccaccgctcctcccgctccgaactcagccagctccacgatggtgggtaagtccgcagctctgcgactggagccccaggtcgttccggttggaggccgcaagATGAATCTTcacaaattcataagtgataggagccaaatcaggccatttggcccatcaagtccactccgccattcaatcatggctgatctatctctccctcctaaccccattctcctgccttctccccataacccctggagtggatgttttcactagtgtgagagtctaggactagaggtcacagcctcagaattaaaggacattattttagtaaggagatgaggagaaatgtctttagtcagagggtggtgaatctgtggaattaaatgccacataaggctgtggaggccaaatcagtggatatttttaaggccgagatagattgatttttgattagtgtgggtgtcaaaggttatggggagagggcaggagaatggggttaggagggagaaatagatcagctaggattgaatggcggagcagacttgatgggccgaatggcctaatttgttattacttatgaccttatgaccacccatactaatcaagattctatctatctctgccttaaaaatatccattgacttggcctccacagccttctgtgacgtgCGTTACCATGTAATGATCCCCAAATGTTCAAGGAGGATTTTaggagactgaagggcctgtcccacttactcgtccttggctcgcaaattacgcgacctcatggtcgcttgaggcgtacgggcaccgtatggccgcgcggggccggtcccacttagaagcgcggaggggtatggagttgtacggggatggtcccgacatcgcgcgaggctccgaaattcttgcagtgaacgaaatcttcgtgcgccaacagcctgtcgcataaccgacggccaaagtgggacaggcccaagaccctggcgcgacgcaacgtctcacctccaacagcagcagaagcaggcaaacgatcgccgagctcggcctggggcacacggccgttgcggtccggatccgcccccacttctaatcccagagcggggcctagaaaattgaagatagacacaaaatgccggagtaactcagcgggaccggcagcatctctggagagaagcaatggatgaggtttcgggtcaaggctcttcttttcagactgaagaagagtctcgacccgaaacgtcacccattccttctctccagagatgctgccggtcccgctgagttactccatctttgtgtccatcttcaaatgacgtcacgcgcaccagacggctgtgcggacgcgtgTAATCGCAcccgaccttcgctcgaccgtctcggctcaacgcgaccacgaggtcgcgtaatttgcgtgccaaggacacgtgagtgggacaggcccttaagtccaacATGCATCTTCAGGCTTCCTTCTCCTAATATCAAGTAAAAGCAAAACTCAAAACTTTTATTCCAAGTTACTGAGACAGAAAGTCAACCATTGATCCACATTATCTCTTGCTCTGAAGAATCATACTCCGTGCTCAGCCATTAATATATCATCAGACTGTTTATTCTCCATGCTGTGCCACTAAGTTGCAGAATCAGTCACAGAGAGTAACACAGCACTAAAACTTTCAATAAGTTTAGAGGAAGAACTCCAACACATTATACACACTTGCTCTCCAGTCAGAAGGTTTATTGTGGAGCTAACAAACAAATATAGCTGCCAATTCTGTAGACTTTTAAGAGAACCCTGAATTGTCAAGCATGCCATTTTCCAGAGAAGATATTGAATCAAGgctgacaaacatgctggagaaactcagcgggtgaggcagcatctatggagcgaaggaaataggcgacgtttcgggtcgaaacccttcttcagactttccatcatctgcagttccttcataaacattaaATCAAGGCTATCTGTTGATACATATGGATGTTTTGATACCATCAATTTAAAAAATTACATAGTTCAggttagatacagcgcagaaacaggcccttcagcccaccgtgtccgcaccggccagcaatccccgcacactaacactatcctacacacactagggacaatttacaattataccaagccaattaacctacaaacctgcacgtctttggagtgtgggaggaaactggagctccccaaagaaaacccacgcaggtcacgggcagaacgtacaaactccgtacagacagcacccgcagtcagaatcgaacccgggtctcgggcgctgtaaggcagcaactctgccgctgtgacaccatgccgcccttttgaGCATTTCTGATGCCTTACTGGAGTCAAACAAATGTACGCGCCGTTTTTTTTGTACGGCATGGCGgctcagcgggtagagctgctgcctcacggcaccggagacctgggttcgatcctgaccctggctgctgtctatgtggagtttgcacgttctccctgtgaccgcatgggtttcctccgggtgctccggtttcctcccacatcccagagacgtgcgggtttgtaggttccagTGCGTGGAGattggatgacaaagtgggatgacaaacatagaaccagtgtgaacaggtgatcaataatcggcaaggactcggtgtgctgaaaggtctgtttcaatgctgtcttTCAATCACTTTATTCTACCTAAGATAATAAATACAATTATTAAGAGACACAAACACAAGTTAAAAATGacataaaaaggaaaaaaatcagTTTACATTCCATAAGCATTTATTTATTGCGACACAGCTCACGGTTGCATCTAAATAGGAATGCGTTGAGAATTATGATGTGGTGTAGTAATAAAAGCTGATGAAATATGAGGGAGAATATGTATCACGACTCTCGGGAAATAAGGAAAGGGGAAATGGAACTGGTGGGATTATTTTGGTGGGGTCTGGTGGGCTGGGTGATCTGTGAAGCAATAATGTCATATGGAGTTTAGGGAttttaaactgattttttttcttcATGTTCTTTTTAGTTTTTGTTCATGTTTCTTAATAATTGTATTCATCTTTGTCACGGCTCGGATTTAGTTATGGGTATCGCCTCAAAAAGAGTGTTTAAGACTTAagcatgtttagttcagtttcgacatacagcgtgaaaacagacccttcggcccatcgagtccacaccgaccctcCATCACTTGTTCACCAGTTCTGTCctgcaaactagggacaatttacagaggccaattaaattaaaattaaatttctttatttatatagcacatttttagtcaacttgcattgaccccaaagtgcttcacataattacatccacacacacaggcaaaggtgggtgaagtgtcttgcccaaggacacacaggcaaaggtgggtgaagtgtcttccccaaggacacaacgacagtatgcactccaagcgggattcgaaccagctaccttccggttgccaaccgaacacttagcccattgtgccatcaattcaccaacaacccctcagtctttaggatgtgggaggaaaccggagcatgtttgagaataaggggtaagccatttagaatggagatagggaaacactttttctcacagtgagttgtgagtctgtggaattctctgtctcatagggcggtggaggccgtttctctggatactttcaagagagagctagatagggctcttaaagatagcggagtcaggagatatggggagaaggcaagaacggggtactgattggggatgatcagccatgatcacattgaatggcggtgctggctcgaagggcacctattgtctattgtctattgtctattgtcatatggagaaaatccatggggtcacggggaaaaggtacaaactccgcacagatagcatcggtagtcaggatcgaacccgggtctctggcggtgtaaggcagcaactctaccgctgcgccaccgtgccgcccaagttctgtgttatcccaggaGAGCATTtgcttgtcatatgtaccgacaatggaacgAGGAACTATCTTGTAAACACATGCCTGTGAACACAATACATGCAGATAATGTGTAATAGACAAGAATTCAATCAATTAATTACCCCAATACTAATGCGTACAGAAACCTCAAGTTGCTTAGTGCAACCATAGATAGTTCGGTGTTGACGTTagtattgttcaagaaggaactgcagatgctggaaaatcgaaggtagacaaagatgctggagaaactcagcgggtgcagcagcatctatggagcgaaggaaataggcaacgtttcgggccgaaacccttcttcaggttagtattgtgtagtgttcaagagcctgatgcttGTCAAaataaaaggcagctaatatcatcaaagacccacactaccctggccacgTTCTCATTTTGTTCCtaccatcgagaagaaggtacaggagtctgagaaCCGTGAACTCCAGCTTCACGAGCAGATTCATCCCAATGACTCTCAGGCTCTTCCACACTGCACAACAGAAATgatagtggaggaaggaactgcagatgctggtttgaaccg belongs to Amblyraja radiata isolate CabotCenter1 chromosome 23, sAmbRad1.1.pri, whole genome shotgun sequence and includes:
- the npbwr2 gene encoding neuropeptides B/W receptor type 2, which gives rise to MESDAGAELLNRSCSGPHATCEVSNATDSNSMYERYPDFYIVLPVIYSVICAAGLTGNTAVIYVILKAPKMMTVTNVFILNLAIADDLFTLVLPINIADHLLRHWPFGEVMCKLIISIDHYNIFSSIYFLTVMSIDRYLVVLATVRSEKLPRRTYRAAKVVSLCVWVLVTLIVLPFTVFAQVYTDPMNRRSCVLGFPKPERAWLKASRIYTLILAFAIPVTTICILYTMMVYRLRGMQLNSNAKALDKAKKRVTLMVFILLAVCLFCWTPFHLTTVVALTTDVQETPLVIGIAYFITSLSYANSCLNPFLYAFLDDSFQKSFKKLLECRAA